In the genome of Xyrauchen texanus isolate HMW12.3.18 chromosome 33, RBS_HiC_50CHRs, whole genome shotgun sequence, one region contains:
- the LOC127627000 gene encoding 39S ribosomal protein L10, mitochondrial-like produces MAATLCGKLLPRAGWLPLTQSVRHGSKAVTRHRRPVHFLKQKLLALTEYIPPTPVAPPGALAPRVRKTEEESGLAVLLRKDLESLFKEFKMIAVVQNNATNAEDMLLLKHRLKRHNINVKFFPNQVMRSFLSDSKYSNMLPLFIGQTVIFVCKEPKVKEMLQVLRGTPQMVLLGACIENTLLSYQGIVIYSKLPSMTTVQGELVSGLTMLTSQTVSLLHRHPAHLSALLQQYVKQQGAGDASEAVGDKDAPKIQEATP; encoded by the exons ATGGCCGCGACCTTGTGTGGCAAGCTTCTCCCGAGAGCGG GTTGGCTGCCATTAACCCAAAGTGTTCGTCATGGCTCCAAAGCAGTCACCCGTCACAGAAGGCCTGTGCACTTTCTCAAGCAGAAGCTGTTGGCTCTCACAGAGTACATTCCCCCTACACCTGTAGCTCCTCCTGGTGCCCTTGCTCCCCGAGTCAGAAAGACTGAAGAG GAAAGTGGTCTGGCAGTTTTGTTGCGGAAAGACCTAGAAAGTTTATTTAAGGAGTTTAAGATGATTGCTGTGGTCCAGAACAATGCAACAAATGCAGAGGACATGCTGCTCCTTAAACACAGACTGAAAAGACACAACATCAATGTCAAATTTTTCCCAAACCAG GTGATGCGGTCCTTCCTCAGTGACAGTAAATACAGTAACATGTTGCCTCTATTTATTGGCCAGACtgtaatatttgtttgtaaagagCCAAAAGTTAAAGAGATGCTGCAAGTGTTGAGGGGCACACCTCAGATGGTGCTTTTAG GAGCTTGTATAGAAAACACATTGCTCTCATATCAAGGCATTGTCATTTACTCCAAACTCCCATCCATGACCACTGTTCAAGGTGAACTGGTTAGTGGTCTAACAATGTTGACCTCGCAGACTGTTTCACTGCTACATCGCCACCCAGCCCATCTTTCCGCCCTCCTTCAGCAGTATGTCAAACAGCAAGGAGCCGGGGACGCCTCAGAGGCTGTCGGAGATAAAGACGCTCCTAAAATACAGGAAGCAACTCCCTGA